One segment of Carya illinoinensis cultivar Pawnee chromosome 13, C.illinoinensisPawnee_v1, whole genome shotgun sequence DNA contains the following:
- the LOC122292108 gene encoding protein NETWORKED 4A isoform X2: MKRTESRKSHSGWWDSHISPKNSKWLAENLEEMDQSVKQMMKLIEDDGDSFAKKAEMYYKRRPELISHVEEFYRMYRSLAERYDHVTGELRKHIPSDLQSQGAGISDAGLDLLSTPNYRSGHRRSSHRAAGFDFFLGSGGNSFDVYQKEGDESSTLTDSEPESDDSSVNNYPFLLGNGGDQGLSRKIVELEIELRERKEKFRMQQEGNADGSLREAKYEIPEDFPARIAHYEQELRIANGKISQSEEEIVRLKIEIQKCKSLEFGNDFQSEHGSSSQEEVKMQEAELEADLALGIQQRVGQTEHGKIRALAEELRINKEELRINKEKLRESEKEIGRLKHDLESNKSSENTRHLQDQIELARKEIVTWKTKLNVEKREVSKLQERILRLKTSLSDRDHEVRDLKIAVSDAEQNIFPEKSNLKAEMSKMLEERTRLEEELREWESRARLLEDEIRKVKAEKMEIEIRLTGEIEQLKAEIVDRGDRIEILNKSLDGLKLERDELNAKELTLTAEISSRDDQINQMDKHLQQYHKEHVELTAGIEGTNKLVEELRSRAEELEAEVERQRIVISEGAEEKREAIRQLCFSLEHYRNGYHMLRQAFIGQKRVPVLAS; this comes from the exons ATGAAGAGAACAGAATCAAGAAAGTCTCATTCCGGGTGGTGGGATAGTCACATCAGtccaaaaaactccaaatgGCTTGCAGAGAATCTTGAGG AGATGGACCAGAGCGTCAAACAAATGATGAAGCTGATTGAAGATGATGGAGATTCATTTGCCAAAAAGGCTGAGATGTATTATAAAAGGAGGCCTGAATTGATCTCCCATGTTGAGGAGTTTTACCGTATGTACCGGTCACTGGCTGAGCGTTATGATCATGTGACAGGAGAATTGCGGAAGCATATTCCTTCAGATCTCCAATCCCAAGGTGCAGGCATTTCTGATGCTGGGTTGGACCTGCTCTCTACTCCCAATTATAGGTCGGGGCATCGAAGATCTAGCCACCGAGCTGCTGGTTTTGATTTCTTCCTTGGCTCTGGTGGAAACAGCTTTGATGTTTACCAGAAAGAAGGAGATGAATCATCCACATTGACAGACTCAGAGCCAGAGTCTGATGATTCCTCAGTCAATAATTACCCATTTCTATTAGGGAACGGTGGGGATCAAGGGCTGAGTAGGAAGATAGTTGAATTGGAGATTGAACTGCGtgaaaggaaagagaaattCCGGATGCAACAGGAAGGGAATGCAGATGGTTCATTGAGAGAGGCAAAATATGAAATTCCCGAAGATTTCCCTGCTAGAATTGCACATTATGAGCAAGAGCTGAGGATTGCAAATGGAAAGATAAGCCAATCAGAAGAAGAGATCGTTAGGCTGAAGATTGAGATCCAAAAATGCAAGTCATTGGAATTCGGTAATGATTTCCAGTCTGAGCATGGATCATCATCGCAGGAAGAGGTCAAGATGCAGGAGGCTGAGTTGGAGGCTGACCTGGCATTGGGGATTCAACAAAGAGTTGGTCAGACTGAACATGGAAAGATTAGAGCACTGGCGGAAGAGCTGAGAATCAATAAGGAAGAGCtgagaatcaataaagaaaagCTTCGGGAATCTGAAAAAGAAATTGGTCGCTTGAAGCATGACCTTGAGAGTAATAAATCCTCTGAAAACACCCGCCATTTGCAGGATCAGATTGAGCTGGCTCGTAAAGAAATAGTTACTTGGAAAACAAAACTCAATGTGGAGAAAAGAGAGGTCTCCAAGCTGCAGGAAAGAATTTTAAGGTTGAAAACTAGTTTATCAGACCGGGATCATGAAGTCAGGGATTTGAAAATAGCTGTATCCGACGCTGAACAAAATATCTTTCCcgaaaaatcaaatttaaaggCTGAAATGTCAAAAATGTTGGAGGAACGTACTCGTTTGGAGGAGGAGCTCAGAGAATGGGAATCCCGTGCTCGTTTGTTAGAGGACGAGATCAGGAAGGTCAAGGCTGAAAAGATGGAAATAGAAATTAGACTCACTGGTGAAATTGAGCAGCTAAAGGCAGAGATTGTCGACAGAGGTGATCGCatagaaattttgaataaaagccTTGATGGCTTAAAGTTAGAAAGAGATGAACTCAATGCAAAAGAACTTACACTCACAGCAGAGATAAGCTCTAGGGATGATCAAATCAACCAAATGGATAAGCATTTGCAGCAATACCACAAGGAACATGTCGAGCTGACTGCTGGAATAGAAGGCACAAATAAATTAGTGGAGGAGCTGAGATCAAGAGCCGAGGAACTAGAAGCGGAGGTGGAGAGGCAAAGAATTGTTATATCGGAAGGAGCAGAAGAGAAACGAGAGGCCATTCGGCAGCTGTGCTTTTCTCTTGAGCATTATAGGAACGGGTATCATATGCTTCGACAAGCTTTCATAGGGCAGAAACGAGTTCCAGTTTTGGCATCGTGA
- the LOC122292108 gene encoding protein NETWORKED 4A isoform X1: MASFMVHSSKHMKRTESRKSHSGWWDSHISPKNSKWLAENLEEMDQSVKQMMKLIEDDGDSFAKKAEMYYKRRPELISHVEEFYRMYRSLAERYDHVTGELRKHIPSDLQSQGAGISDAGLDLLSTPNYRSGHRRSSHRAAGFDFFLGSGGNSFDVYQKEGDESSTLTDSEPESDDSSVNNYPFLLGNGGDQGLSRKIVELEIELRERKEKFRMQQEGNADGSLREAKYEIPEDFPARIAHYEQELRIANGKISQSEEEIVRLKIEIQKCKSLEFGNDFQSEHGSSSQEEVKMQEAELEADLALGIQQRVGQTEHGKIRALAEELRINKEELRINKEKLRESEKEIGRLKHDLESNKSSENTRHLQDQIELARKEIVTWKTKLNVEKREVSKLQERILRLKTSLSDRDHEVRDLKIAVSDAEQNIFPEKSNLKAEMSKMLEERTRLEEELREWESRARLLEDEIRKVKAEKMEIEIRLTGEIEQLKAEIVDRGDRIEILNKSLDGLKLERDELNAKELTLTAEISSRDDQINQMDKHLQQYHKEHVELTAGIEGTNKLVEELRSRAEELEAEVERQRIVISEGAEEKREAIRQLCFSLEHYRNGYHMLRQAFIGQKRVPVLAS, encoded by the exons ATGGCTAGTTTTATG GTTCACAGCAGTAAGCATATGAAGAGAACAGAATCAAGAAAGTCTCATTCCGGGTGGTGGGATAGTCACATCAGtccaaaaaactccaaatgGCTTGCAGAGAATCTTGAGG AGATGGACCAGAGCGTCAAACAAATGATGAAGCTGATTGAAGATGATGGAGATTCATTTGCCAAAAAGGCTGAGATGTATTATAAAAGGAGGCCTGAATTGATCTCCCATGTTGAGGAGTTTTACCGTATGTACCGGTCACTGGCTGAGCGTTATGATCATGTGACAGGAGAATTGCGGAAGCATATTCCTTCAGATCTCCAATCCCAAGGTGCAGGCATTTCTGATGCTGGGTTGGACCTGCTCTCTACTCCCAATTATAGGTCGGGGCATCGAAGATCTAGCCACCGAGCTGCTGGTTTTGATTTCTTCCTTGGCTCTGGTGGAAACAGCTTTGATGTTTACCAGAAAGAAGGAGATGAATCATCCACATTGACAGACTCAGAGCCAGAGTCTGATGATTCCTCAGTCAATAATTACCCATTTCTATTAGGGAACGGTGGGGATCAAGGGCTGAGTAGGAAGATAGTTGAATTGGAGATTGAACTGCGtgaaaggaaagagaaattCCGGATGCAACAGGAAGGGAATGCAGATGGTTCATTGAGAGAGGCAAAATATGAAATTCCCGAAGATTTCCCTGCTAGAATTGCACATTATGAGCAAGAGCTGAGGATTGCAAATGGAAAGATAAGCCAATCAGAAGAAGAGATCGTTAGGCTGAAGATTGAGATCCAAAAATGCAAGTCATTGGAATTCGGTAATGATTTCCAGTCTGAGCATGGATCATCATCGCAGGAAGAGGTCAAGATGCAGGAGGCTGAGTTGGAGGCTGACCTGGCATTGGGGATTCAACAAAGAGTTGGTCAGACTGAACATGGAAAGATTAGAGCACTGGCGGAAGAGCTGAGAATCAATAAGGAAGAGCtgagaatcaataaagaaaagCTTCGGGAATCTGAAAAAGAAATTGGTCGCTTGAAGCATGACCTTGAGAGTAATAAATCCTCTGAAAACACCCGCCATTTGCAGGATCAGATTGAGCTGGCTCGTAAAGAAATAGTTACTTGGAAAACAAAACTCAATGTGGAGAAAAGAGAGGTCTCCAAGCTGCAGGAAAGAATTTTAAGGTTGAAAACTAGTTTATCAGACCGGGATCATGAAGTCAGGGATTTGAAAATAGCTGTATCCGACGCTGAACAAAATATCTTTCCcgaaaaatcaaatttaaaggCTGAAATGTCAAAAATGTTGGAGGAACGTACTCGTTTGGAGGAGGAGCTCAGAGAATGGGAATCCCGTGCTCGTTTGTTAGAGGACGAGATCAGGAAGGTCAAGGCTGAAAAGATGGAAATAGAAATTAGACTCACTGGTGAAATTGAGCAGCTAAAGGCAGAGATTGTCGACAGAGGTGATCGCatagaaattttgaataaaagccTTGATGGCTTAAAGTTAGAAAGAGATGAACTCAATGCAAAAGAACTTACACTCACAGCAGAGATAAGCTCTAGGGATGATCAAATCAACCAAATGGATAAGCATTTGCAGCAATACCACAAGGAACATGTCGAGCTGACTGCTGGAATAGAAGGCACAAATAAATTAGTGGAGGAGCTGAGATCAAGAGCCGAGGAACTAGAAGCGGAGGTGGAGAGGCAAAGAATTGTTATATCGGAAGGAGCAGAAGAGAAACGAGAGGCCATTCGGCAGCTGTGCTTTTCTCTTGAGCATTATAGGAACGGGTATCATATGCTTCGACAAGCTTTCATAGGGCAGAAACGAGTTCCAGTTTTGGCATCGTGA